CCGGTCCCTGTGGCCGACTGGTCGGCCTGCGGGTCGGCCTCACACGTGGGAGGACGAATGCAGTTATCCTCGATACGTGGCCCACGACGATTCACGCAGCAGGATCGCCCGACGGATGTTTCCCGACGGCGAGGATCCCGACCCCCGTTTCACCCTCGCCAATGAGCGCACGTTCCTGTCCTGGATTCGCACGGCTCTGGCATTCATCGGCGGCGGGATCGCGGTCGAGGCGTTCACCTCGGAAGTCTTCACCCCCGGCCTGCGGGCCACCCTGTCGATCGTCCTCATGGCCATCGGATTCATCCTCGCCTCCGGGGCGGCATTCCGGTGGTATCGCATCGAATCGGCCATGCGGCACAAGACCTCGCTGCCGCTGCCGCTCATCATCCCCATTGTCAGCCTGGCCTCCGCACTGGGTGCCGGCCTCCTCGTCCTGGTCTTCGCCGGAGTCCTGTGAACACCCCGCGTCCCGGCCGGCGGCAGCCCCACGCCGATCCGGGCCTGCAGCCCGAGCGGACGACCCAGTCATGGCTGCGCACCAGTCTGACGATGACGGTCGTCAGCCTGCTGTTCATCCGCTGGATCAACGTGTTCCAGACCTTATCGGTCGTCGTCTTCGTCGTCTGCATCGCTTTGGCGATCGCCGCGATCGCGCTCCAAGTCAGACGCTATCGACTCGGTGCTGTGTCCATCCGCGCCGGTCGGGGCCGGCCGACCCCCTGGGCGGTCATCTTCCTCACGAGTTCGGTCTGCCTCATCGCTGTCCTCAGTATCGCCTCGGTCCTCAAGATCACCTTCGGCTGACCCGCGGTCACCGTCGACCGACGTTCCTCGTCGTGAGACCGCCGTCCGGTCACCGTTCGCAGGATCGCTAAACTGGAGCCTATGAAGGACGCACATGAAGTTTCCACAGCCCCGCTTGTCGCCGTCGGACTCGTCGGCGGATACCTGAGCGCGCGCGAGACGGGGATCCGCCCCCTCGGCGGAGTCGTACTCGCAGCCGCCGGCGCCTACGCCGCCCGGACTTGGTTCGTGAAGAAGGGCTGGCCGGTCGGCACAGCGCTGACTCTGGGCTACCTCGGCGGATTCGGCCTCTCACACCCGCTGGCGAAGAAGATCGGTTCGTGGCCCGCAGTCCTGAGCGTCAGCGCCGTCAATGCGGCCGCCGCCTACATGGCCGTCGACTCGGCAGAAACCGCCTGACCCCACCGAAGCCACCCGAATCGGCGGGAGCCGACAGACTCAGAAAGCGAGGACCACCGGTCACCCATGCTGGCTGTTTTCGAAGGCTTCGCCGTCATCGCAGGTGTCATCCTGGTCGGATTCGTGCTGGGTCGGTCCGAGGTGCTCGGACCCCACGGTCAGCAGGTCATCGCGAAGCTCGTCTTCTATGCCGGCACCCCGGCCCTGCTCTACGTCACGGTCGCGGACACCGATCTGGGGCTGATCTTCAACACGGCCCTGCTGGCCACCGGCGGTTCCGCGCTCATCGTCGGCGTTCTGCTGTTCGTCCTCACCAAATACATCCGCAGGCGCGACACCGGTGAGGCGATGTTCTCTGCCTGGGCCGTCAGCTACGTCAACATCGGCAACCTCGGCATCCCGATCGCCGCCTATGTGCTCCACGACATCGGATACGTGGCGCCCGTCCTGCTGTTCCAGCTGCTCATCCTCGCCCCCATCGGCATGGCCGTCCTCGACGCAGCGGGGAAGACGAAGGTCGATCAGCACTGGTACTCGGGTCTGTTCCAGATCATCAGGAATCCCATCGTCGTCGGCGCCGCAGCCGGAGTGGCCGCCTCGGCGACGGGATTCGAACTGCCGCGCTTCATCTTCGAACCCATCGACATGATCGGGGCCACTGCGGTCCCCGGTGCTCTGCTGGCCTTCGGCATCTCCCTCAAGGACGGCTGGGCGCTGCCAGTGCCCGGGACCCGGAAGCAGCTGACGTTCATCACGGTCGCCAAGCTCGTCATCCAGCCCCTCCTGGCCTGGGTCATCGGCGGCCCCCTGCTCGGCTACTCGGGAATCGCGCTGTTCGCCATCGTCGTCACCTCCGCGCTGCCGACGGCGCAGAACGTCTACATCTACTCGATGCAGTACAGGCAGTCCGAGGCGCTCATGCGCGACGCCGTCTTCATCACCACTGTGCTCGCTGTGCCGACCCTCGTCGTCATCGCTGCGCTGCTCGGCTGACCGCCTCGGCGATCTCGAGGGTCCGTGGCGTGTCGGACCCGGTTGGCCCGCACGGGTCATCGACAATGGGAGCGTGGCTGGTGACGAGAAGAACGAGACCGAAGACCTCCTGAGCAGGCGGATGAGTTCAGGATTCAGTAGTCCTGTCGAAAAGCAGACGGAGCCTCCTCTGGAGGCGGCGAACGACCCTTCGACCGACACCGAGGCGTTCGACCCGATCAAGGACCCCATCACCAGGGACGAACCCAAGCCCACGACCGGGCCGGTGCACGTCGCCCCTGCTCACTCGGCGAACCCTCCCGAGACCGCCAGGGCCCGGGAAGTTCCTGCCAACTCACGCACCTCGGTGATGAGCGAAGCCGACTGGGCCGCCGTGACACAGGCGGCGACCTCGACCGAGCCCCACGACCCCGAAGTGCCGGAGAGGCGCCGCAGCGTCCTCGACGTCATCGGCACCATCTGGATCACGCTCGCGGCCCCATTCATTCTGCTTGCCCTGGCTGTGCGGTTCGTCGCCTCGGGTCTGTTCGTCAAGTTCGAATACTTCCGGCCCGGATTCCCCGCCGACCAGTTCGGCTTCGGCAGCGCCGACCGCGAGCACTACGCCACATACGTCATCGACTACCTGTCGAACCTCGACTCCCGGCGCTATCTCGCCGATGTGATCATGCCCAACGGTGAGCCCATCTTCATCTCCGAAGAGCTCAACCACATGGCCGATGTGAAGGGCCTCATCTCCCTGCTGTACCTGATTGCGGTGATCGGGCTCATCGGCGCGATCCTCTTCGGCCTCTACATGTCGCGTCGCAATGGCATGGGCATCCACATCGGACTCCGCCTAGGTTCCATCATCAGCATCGTCATCATGGCCGCCGCGGCAGTGTTGGCCTTCCTGGGCTGGGAGACCTTCTTCCGTGGATTCCACAAGGTCTTCTTCAGCGACGGAACGTGGGAGTTCTACGCCGACGATTCCCTCATCCGACTGTTCCCACCCCAGTTCTGGGTCGACGCGGGCATTGCCGGAGGCGGACTCTTCGTCCTCCTCGCAATCATCCTCTTCTGGCTCAGCTTCGCCGGTCACAAGAAGCGCCGCGCACTCAAGAAGGCACGCCGAGAGGCCTGAACTCCGCGGGTCGCATGCCCACCCCACCACAGCGGACGCCCGTGTCCGCTCCACGATTCCGGCCGGGTGGTCTTTCCCCTTCCACCCGGCCGAATATGCCTTACCGCGTGCGGTTGCCCGGCACGCCTTGCGCGGTTCCCCGGCACGCCTTGCGCGGTTCCCCAACAATCCTCGCCCGGCACGCCTTGCGCGGTTCCCCAACAATCCTCGGGAGACGTCGCACGCCCCGGGCATCGTGGTCGCTCGGCGGACACGGCAGAGCTTGGACGCCGCCTCCGTGGCACCTGCAGATTCGCACCGATCGCAGGTCACGGCCTTGCTCCGAGGCACAGGCATGACTAGCGTCGAAGACACGGCTCGTGATGTCCCGCCCTCGGGCACCCGGTCGATGATCGAGCGACCGGCTCGCTGAGGACAACGAGAGGAGCAGAGAACCATGAGTGACGAGAACAGGAACCTGCCGGACGGTGCGCCCAGCTTCGAGGATCCCTCTGATCAGGAAGCGGCCGACGACTACGTCGGAGTCAGCGCCGACACCGAGGCAGAACAGAATTCTGAGACGCCCGAGGACAGGCTCGAGCGCATCGCCGCCGAACACGACGTATCGATCGATAAGAACCCGAAAGACGTTCAGGCCGACGCAGAGGACTCCGCGACCGACGACAGCGACCGCGACATTCGCGGCGGCGACACGAAGGAGGAAGAGGACTCCGCCTCAGAACCGCCGGACTGAGGGGCACTCAACCAGTGTGAAGCCGCTCAGTCGTCGACGGCGTCGCGTCCGCGGCGGACGATGAGCGGGTCGGGTGCGTAGACGACGGAGGTGTCCTTGTCCTCGTAGTCGAACTGGTTGAGGAAGCAGCGGATGGCGTTGAGCCGTGCGCGCCTCTTGTCATTGCTCTTGATGGTGATCCACGGTGCGTGGTCGGTGTCCGTGCGGCGGAACATCTCCTCCTTCGCCGCGGTGTAATCGTCCCAGCGGTCCAGGGACTCGAGATCCATGGGTGAGAGCTTCCATTGTCGGACCGGGTCGATCTGCCGGATCGCGAACCGAGTCCGCTGCTCCCGCTG
The Brevibacterium marinum genome window above contains:
- a CDS encoding TIGR01906 family membrane protein → MAGDEKNETEDLLSRRMSSGFSSPVEKQTEPPLEAANDPSTDTEAFDPIKDPITRDEPKPTTGPVHVAPAHSANPPETARAREVPANSRTSVMSEADWAAVTQAATSTEPHDPEVPERRRSVLDVIGTIWITLAAPFILLALAVRFVASGLFVKFEYFRPGFPADQFGFGSADREHYATYVIDYLSNLDSRRYLADVIMPNGEPIFISEELNHMADVKGLISLLYLIAVIGLIGAILFGLYMSRRNGMGIHIGLRLGSIISIVIMAAAAVLAFLGWETFFRGFHKVFFSDGTWEFYADDSLIRLFPPQFWVDAGIAGGGLFVLLAIILFWLSFAGHKKRRALKKARREA
- a CDS encoding AEC family transporter yields the protein MLAVFEGFAVIAGVILVGFVLGRSEVLGPHGQQVIAKLVFYAGTPALLYVTVADTDLGLIFNTALLATGGSALIVGVLLFVLTKYIRRRDTGEAMFSAWAVSYVNIGNLGIPIAAYVLHDIGYVAPVLLFQLLILAPIGMAVLDAAGKTKVDQHWYSGLFQIIRNPIVVGAAAGVAASATGFELPRFIFEPIDMIGATAVPGALLAFGISLKDGWALPVPGTRKQLTFITVAKLVIQPLLAWVIGGPLLGYSGIALFAIVVTSALPTAQNVYIYSMQYRQSEALMRDAVFITTVLAVPTLVVIAALLG
- a CDS encoding DUF202 domain-containing protein is translated as MNTPRPGRRQPHADPGLQPERTTQSWLRTSLTMTVVSLLFIRWINVFQTLSVVVFVVCIALAIAAIALQVRRYRLGAVSIRAGRGRPTPWAVIFLTSSVCLIAVLSIASVLKITFG
- a CDS encoding DUF202 domain-containing protein, producing the protein MAHDDSRSRIARRMFPDGEDPDPRFTLANERTFLSWIRTALAFIGGGIAVEAFTSEVFTPGLRATLSIVLMAIGFILASGAAFRWYRIESAMRHKTSLPLPLIIPIVSLASALGAGLLVLVFAGVL